Genomic segment of Paenibacillaceae bacterium GAS479:
ACCAGCACTGTTCATTTCTACAGTTCAGTTAAGATTGTAATTTAATGGAAATATCTTCATGACAAAATATATGCTACAGTTTGAATGCTATCTACATATGTTTCAACACAACCAATATCAAATTTTCAGGAAACTTTACAGCGTGGAGGCTTTTTAATGACATCTGACACGATACTCTACTTATCATTCTTTTTAGCCGTTGGAATTGTCCTTTTCTTTATTTTATTTAAGTTATTCGAAAAAACACTCTCTCTTTTAGCTGCTGGACGGAAGGTTCATCCATTCCCTCCACTCATACTATCTTTGATAGTAGTCATGTCTTTCGTTGGGGCCTGGATGAACAACGTCGTTATCGATTAATCCAACTTACCTATTTTTATCCGATCGGACAAACAGCATCGTGCCGACTACCGTGAACAGTACAAATATAGCAGCCATCACGGTCAGGTTGACCACTGGGGAATTCAATACAATTTGATCATACATCGGAGTACCCGCGTAGAATACCGCCCGCGCCAGATCAATGCAATAGGTCATCGGCATCAGCTTGGCAAGGAAGGCCAAAATACCGGTGGAATGCTGGATCGGCGTAAGCGCTCCGGCTAGGAACATCTGCGGCATAATGAGCATCATGGAACCGATGTCGGCTGTTTTGCTGTCATTGACAATGCCGATGAACAGAATTCCGAGTGATCCGCCAACCAGGCAGAAAAGCGGGGTCAACAGGAATACGTACACGATGTGCCAGCCGCCAAGCGGAATGCCCATGACCGCAGCGACGATTAAGATGCCGATCAGCCCGATTAGGCTGGTGAAGCTGGAGCCAATCATTTTGCCGATAATAATGGAATACCGCGAGATGGGGCTGACGAACAGCTCCTGCGTCAGATTCTGATCGCGTTCCTCAATAAGCGAGCTCATCCCCGTAATCAGCCCGGTAAAAGTGCTGTTGACGATCATTCCGATCATCATAAATTGCAGAAAATTGAAACCAAGCCCACCTGCCATATTCTGGTTCAGACTGCCGCCCAATATTCCCATGAACAGCAATGGCATAATGAGGGATACAATGAGCAACGTCGGGTTTTTCAAGCTTTTTGTAATGTCCCGCGCCGCGATGGCGGCAGTCGCATTTGTCTCTCTTCTCCAGACTCCGATCATACGGCTTCGCCTCCTTGAATCAGACTGAGATAAGCTTCTTCAAGCGTTGGTTGACGTATATCGAGGCGGTTCAGGGGAGTGCGGATGCCGGAGACGATC
This window contains:
- a CDS encoding ABC-2 type transport system permease protein; protein product: MIGVWRRETNATAAIAARDITKSLKNPTLLIVSLIMPLLFMGILGGSLNQNMAGGLGFNFLQFMMIGMIVNSTFTGLITGMSSLIEERDQNLTQELFVSPISRYSIIIGKMIGSSFTSLIGLIGILIVAAVMGIPLGGWHIVYVFLLTPLFCLVGGSLGILFIGIVNDSKTADIGSMMLIMPQMFLAGALTPIQHSTGILAFLAKLMPMTYCIDLARAVFYAGTPMYDQIVLNSPVVNLTVMAAIFVLFTVVGTMLFVRSDKNR